The following coding sequences are from one Geodermatophilus normandii window:
- a CDS encoding NAD(P)/FAD-dependent oxidoreductase: MTRSSRQVPASASVVVVGGGVVGLATAYELARAGVPDVVLLDRDALGAGSTCKAAGGVRAMFSDPVNVALGARSLETFRDFPARFGQEIDFAPVGYLFLLSTPQAVADFEAAVAVQNSLGVPSRMLDVAEATRLSPLADPEGLLAAAFSPTDGHCTPESVVLGYASAARRAGATLLPQCAATGIDVDGGRVTAVHTAAGTIRTDTVVCAAGAWSAEVGAWAGVDLPVSPLRRQVLVTEPVPGLDPHTPFTIDFDTSFYFHREGRGLLMGMSDPDETPGFRLTRSDAWLPRLAAAIERRAPALAGVGVAGGWAGLYEMTPDHNALIGRAAGVEGFLYATGFSGHGFLMGPAVGEVVRDLVLGVEPFVDVSVFDVRRFSGAGVRPELNVV, translated from the coding sequence GTGACCCGGTCGTCGCGCCAGGTGCCCGCCTCGGCGTCCGTCGTGGTGGTCGGCGGCGGGGTGGTGGGGCTGGCCACCGCGTACGAGCTGGCGCGCGCCGGCGTGCCCGACGTCGTCCTGCTCGACCGGGACGCGCTCGGCGCCGGCTCGACCTGCAAGGCGGCCGGCGGGGTGCGGGCGATGTTCTCCGACCCGGTGAACGTCGCCCTGGGCGCGCGCAGCCTGGAGACCTTCCGCGACTTCCCGGCCCGCTTCGGGCAGGAGATCGACTTCGCGCCGGTCGGCTACCTGTTCCTGCTGTCGACACCGCAGGCGGTGGCCGACTTCGAGGCCGCCGTCGCGGTGCAGAACTCCCTCGGCGTGCCCAGCCGGATGCTCGACGTCGCCGAGGCGACCCGGCTGTCCCCGCTGGCCGACCCCGAGGGACTGCTCGCCGCCGCGTTCTCGCCGACCGACGGGCACTGCACGCCGGAGTCGGTGGTGCTGGGCTACGCGTCGGCCGCCCGGCGGGCCGGGGCCACGCTCCTGCCGCAGTGCGCGGCCACGGGCATCGACGTCGACGGTGGGCGGGTCACCGCGGTGCACACCGCGGCCGGGACGATCCGCACCGACACGGTGGTCTGCGCCGCGGGCGCCTGGTCAGCGGAGGTCGGCGCCTGGGCGGGGGTGGACCTGCCGGTCAGCCCGCTGCGCCGCCAGGTGCTGGTCACCGAGCCGGTCCCGGGCCTGGACCCGCACACGCCGTTCACCATCGACTTCGACACCTCGTTCTACTTCCACCGCGAGGGGCGGGGCCTGCTCATGGGCATGTCCGACCCCGACGAGACGCCCGGCTTCCGGCTCACCCGATCCGACGCGTGGCTGCCCCGGCTGGCCGCGGCGATCGAGCGGCGCGCCCCCGCGCTGGCCGGAGTCGGCGTGGCCGGCGGGTGGGCCGGCCTCTACGAGATGACGCCCGACCACAACGCGCTCATCGGCCGCGCCGCCGGCGTCGAGGGCTTCCTCTACGCCACCGGCTTCTCCGGCCACGGGTTCCTCATGGGCCCGGCCGTCGGCGAGGTCGTGCGCGACCTGGTCCTCGGGGTGGAGCCGTTCGTCGACGTGTCCGTCTTCGACGTCCGTAGGTTCTCGGGTGCGGGAGTACGCCCCGAGCTCAACG
- a CDS encoding HpcH/HpaI aldolase/citrate lyase family protein, whose product MTTRRRVGPADARSWLLVNGARPDLFDERYASRADQVVLDIEDAVDPAHKDEARDGVVAWLGDAARPAWVRINDRSTTWWEDDVAALAGLPGLAGVMLAKTEAGEHVTETFDRLGGATPVLALVESALGIEEAVNVARARGAFRLAFGSGDYRRDTGTSADDLAMAYPRSRLVVASRIGGLPGPIDGPTVSTSHPVLREQSAVTVSLGLTGKLCLDPDQAPVINEVISPAPSDVAWARSFLADFEARGQVIRDGSDKPRLGRARKIERLAQTFGVEPA is encoded by the coding sequence ATGACGACACGACGGAGGGTCGGGCCGGCCGACGCGCGCTCCTGGCTGCTGGTGAACGGCGCGCGCCCGGATCTGTTCGACGAGCGGTACGCCTCGCGCGCCGACCAGGTGGTCCTCGACATCGAGGACGCCGTCGACCCGGCGCACAAGGACGAGGCCCGCGACGGCGTCGTCGCCTGGCTCGGCGACGCCGCCCGCCCCGCCTGGGTGCGGATCAACGACCGCTCGACGACGTGGTGGGAGGACGACGTCGCCGCGCTCGCGGGCCTGCCCGGGCTGGCCGGCGTGATGCTGGCCAAGACCGAGGCCGGCGAGCACGTGACCGAGACCTTCGACCGGCTCGGCGGCGCCACCCCGGTGCTCGCGCTCGTGGAGTCCGCGCTCGGCATCGAGGAGGCGGTCAACGTCGCCCGGGCGCGCGGCGCGTTCCGGCTCGCCTTCGGCAGCGGCGACTACCGCCGGGACACCGGCACCAGTGCCGACGACCTGGCCATGGCCTACCCGCGCTCGCGCCTGGTCGTGGCCAGCCGGATCGGCGGCCTGCCCGGCCCGATCGACGGCCCGACGGTGAGCACCAGCCACCCGGTGCTGCGCGAGCAGTCGGCGGTCACCGTCTCCCTCGGGCTCACCGGCAAGCTCTGCCTCGACCCCGACCAGGCGCCGGTCATCAACGAGGTCATCAGCCCCGCGCCGTCCGACGTCGCGTGGGCGCGGTCCTTCCTCGCCGACTTCGAGGCCCGCGGCCAGGTCATCCGCGACGGCAGCGACAAGCCGCGGCTTGGCCGGGCCCGCAAGATCGAGCGGCTGGCGCAGACCTTCGGCGTCGAGCCGGCCTGA